In Arthrobacter sp. SLBN-83, one DNA window encodes the following:
- a CDS encoding CpaF family protein: MKLSERINAAQSRQSSGTALLESPRPAPSPAPAESTERHLPAHAAVVQSTHDAGAQQVPTAPKVDVFAAMKDRAATALFERMGTRFNDAAVTEQELRSTAKEELTRIVDAEQVPLTPEERTRLVQDVADDVLGYGPLQRLLDDPAVTEIMVNRMDQIYVERKGKLTLTESRFSSEEHLRKVIERIVSKVGRRIDESSPLVDARLEDGSRVNAVIPPLAVGGSSLTIRKFSKTPLTVRNLIDFGTLTPEMAELLNACVKAKLNIIVSGGTGTGKTTLLNVLSSFLPHDERIVTIEDAVELQIQQDHVVRLESRPPNTEGKGAVTIRELLRNSLRMRPDRIVVGEVRGGESLDMLQAMNTGHDGSLSTVHSNSPRDAVARLETLVLMAGMDLPLRAIREQIASAVNLIVQISRLRDGSRRITHVTEVQGMEGDIVTLQDAFVFDYSAGVDAQGRFLGRPVATGIRPRFIDRFEDLGIHVSPAVFATPLGPGAK, translated from the coding sequence ATGAAACTCTCCGAACGCATCAACGCGGCCCAAAGCCGCCAGTCGTCCGGCACCGCACTGCTCGAGTCCCCGCGCCCGGCCCCTTCGCCGGCCCCCGCGGAAAGCACCGAACGGCACCTTCCGGCGCATGCCGCCGTCGTGCAGTCAACGCACGACGCCGGCGCGCAGCAGGTGCCCACGGCACCCAAGGTGGACGTCTTCGCAGCCATGAAGGACAGGGCGGCCACCGCCCTGTTCGAGCGCATGGGAACGCGCTTCAACGATGCCGCCGTCACCGAGCAGGAGCTGCGGAGCACCGCCAAGGAGGAGCTCACCCGCATCGTCGACGCCGAACAGGTGCCGCTGACCCCTGAGGAACGCACCCGCCTGGTCCAGGACGTTGCCGACGACGTGCTGGGCTACGGGCCCCTCCAGCGCCTGCTGGACGACCCCGCCGTCACGGAAATCATGGTCAACCGGATGGACCAGATCTACGTGGAACGCAAGGGAAAGCTCACGCTCACCGAGTCCCGGTTCAGCTCCGAGGAGCACCTGCGCAAGGTCATCGAACGCATCGTGTCCAAGGTGGGCCGCCGCATCGACGAGTCCTCCCCGCTGGTGGACGCGCGCCTTGAGGACGGCTCCCGTGTCAACGCCGTCATCCCGCCGCTGGCCGTGGGCGGTTCCTCGCTGACCATCCGTAAGTTCAGCAAGACGCCGCTGACGGTCCGCAACCTGATCGACTTCGGCACCCTGACGCCGGAGATGGCCGAACTGCTGAACGCCTGCGTCAAAGCCAAGCTGAACATCATCGTCTCCGGCGGTACCGGCACGGGAAAGACCACGCTGCTCAACGTCCTGTCCTCATTCCTCCCGCACGACGAACGCATTGTCACCATCGAGGACGCCGTGGAGCTGCAGATCCAGCAGGACCACGTAGTCCGGCTGGAGAGCCGCCCGCCGAACACCGAAGGCAAGGGCGCGGTGACCATCCGCGAACTTCTCCGCAACTCCCTCCGTATGCGTCCCGACCGGATCGTGGTGGGTGAGGTCCGTGGCGGCGAGTCCCTGGACATGCTGCAGGCCATGAACACCGGCCACGACGGTTCCCTTTCCACCGTGCACTCCAACTCCCCCCGCGACGCCGTGGCCCGCCTCGAAACCCTGGTGCTGATGGCCGGCATGGACCTGCCGCTGCGCGCCATCCGCGAGCAGATCGCCTCCGCCGTGAACCTCATCGTCCAGATCTCCAGGCTCCGCGACGGCTCCCGCCGCATCACCCACGTCACCGAGGTGCAGGGCATGGAAGGCGACATCGTAACCCTGCAGGACGCCTTCGTCTTCGACTATTCCGCAGGCGTGGACGCCCAGGGACGGTTCCTTGGCCGCCCGGTTGCCACGGGCATCCGGCCGAGGTTCATCGACCGGTTCGAGGACCTGGGCATCCATGTGTCCCCCGCGGTATTTGCCACCCCGCTGGGTCCCGGCGCGAAGTAG
- the cpaB gene encoding Flp pilus assembly protein CpaB, whose translation MKSRMLAGTAAVALALVGALLIIVYANGADARAMATTNPKKVLVVQKAIPAGTPVNDMTASLVIEDVPAAGVAATALTSLDGKGGTVAAVDLVPGEQLLAERLVAPSDAKSSSAAKVPAGLQEVTFELEPKRVVGGRLEAGDHIGIGFSFPPGADKSKPGEPTTQLTLRKVLVTAVQRAPQATAKPTDGSNPQDTTLPQGSFMITVAVNDIDATKIIYSSNNGDLWLTKEPLDAQDNGGFIARKDNVYK comes from the coding sequence GTGAAATCTCGCATGCTCGCCGGCACGGCCGCCGTAGCCCTGGCGCTTGTGGGAGCCCTTCTCATCATTGTCTACGCGAACGGTGCCGACGCACGCGCGATGGCCACTACCAACCCCAAGAAAGTGCTGGTCGTCCAAAAAGCCATCCCCGCCGGAACGCCGGTGAATGACATGACTGCCTCACTGGTCATTGAGGACGTTCCCGCGGCCGGTGTAGCCGCAACCGCCCTCACGTCGTTGGATGGTAAGGGGGGAACCGTTGCCGCGGTGGACCTGGTCCCCGGCGAACAGCTCCTCGCCGAACGTCTCGTTGCACCATCCGATGCGAAGAGCAGCAGTGCGGCCAAGGTGCCGGCCGGCTTGCAGGAAGTCACCTTCGAGCTGGAGCCAAAAAGGGTAGTAGGCGGGCGCCTTGAAGCCGGAGACCACATCGGCATCGGGTTCAGCTTTCCTCCCGGCGCGGACAAGAGCAAGCCTGGCGAGCCCACCACCCAGCTCACCCTCCGTAAGGTCCTGGTCACAGCCGTCCAGCGGGCACCGCAGGCAACCGCAAAGCCCACCGACGGCAGCAACCCCCAAGACACCACCCTCCCGCAGGGATCGTTCATGATCACCGTGGCAGTCAACGACATCGACGCCACCAAGATCATCTACTCCTCCAACAACGGTGACCTCTGGCTCACCAAGGAACCCCTCGACGCCCAGGACAACGGCGGCTTCATCGCCAGGAAGGACAACGTGTACAAATGA
- a CDS encoding TadE/TadG family type IV pilus assembly protein, whose product MQAGKTTNERGAISVIVAIMLVVLLGSAAIAVDVGVLYSEHAQLQNGADAAAIGVAQKCARNSADTQCTTSTLAATLANQNALDGSSNVRSIALDTTGRKVVVNTTAAENGAPPDSVSLFFADVLGIPTAKVGARSSAVWGSPKAGTTAFPLAFSICQVKGYVDGAIQLLQDHGQNANASCNYGPSGAAVAGGYGWLKQDTGKCGATIDLAVSEGGSDPGNNAPSNCDATLNKWGADITAGRKVIVLLPVYNQITGTGNGAIYSLISFAAFDVTGWRFSGGTGLPYEFQSAKSTTTGVTTATQCTGNCRGVIGRFVTYVSLADGYTLGPVDPYGATIVRLGL is encoded by the coding sequence TTGCAAGCCGGCAAGACTACGAACGAACGCGGCGCCATTTCAGTGATCGTCGCCATCATGCTGGTGGTCCTGCTCGGCTCCGCGGCCATTGCTGTCGACGTAGGAGTGCTGTATTCGGAGCACGCCCAACTGCAGAACGGCGCAGACGCTGCCGCCATAGGTGTCGCCCAAAAATGCGCCCGGAACTCCGCGGACACCCAATGCACCACATCAACGTTGGCCGCCACGCTTGCCAACCAGAATGCGCTGGATGGCAGCAGCAACGTCCGCTCCATTGCCTTGGACACGACAGGCCGCAAGGTGGTCGTAAATACAACCGCCGCAGAGAACGGCGCACCCCCCGACTCTGTCTCGCTCTTTTTCGCTGACGTCCTGGGAATTCCGACGGCGAAGGTGGGGGCCAGGTCGTCCGCCGTCTGGGGCAGCCCCAAGGCCGGAACAACAGCGTTCCCCCTCGCCTTCTCCATCTGCCAAGTCAAGGGTTATGTGGACGGCGCCATTCAACTCCTCCAGGATCACGGTCAAAATGCCAATGCCTCCTGCAACTACGGGCCCTCCGGCGCGGCTGTTGCCGGAGGATATGGATGGTTGAAGCAAGACACCGGTAAGTGCGGTGCCACCATCGACCTCGCGGTGAGCGAAGGCGGCAGCGATCCCGGAAACAATGCTCCAAGTAACTGCGACGCCACGCTGAACAAGTGGGGCGCCGACATTACGGCTGGGCGAAAAGTTATCGTCCTGCTCCCCGTATACAACCAAATTACCGGCACCGGCAACGGAGCAATCTACAGCCTCATTTCATTTGCTGCATTCGATGTGACGGGCTGGAGGTTCAGCGGCGGCACAGGGCTTCCCTATGAATTCCAAAGCGCCAAGTCCACGACCACCGGCGTGACCACGGCAACCCAATGCACCGGGAACTGCCGAGGCGTGATCGGCAGGTTCGTGACCTACGTGTCGCTTGCCGACGGTTACACCCTTGGGCCCGTTGACCCGTACGGCGCCACCATCGTCCGTCTCGGCCTCTAG
- a CDS encoding type II secretion system F family protein, with translation MTPIAWLIIATVILPLTYFVWSWATLDRKGALAIRGNLARGFNVGGREAVHQAPVLLGISKRLTPGSYEAKLDHWLSLAGRPASMPLDKLIVSKPLLSLAGALAGIVVLTNSFTSMNVAVAIFMMIFFYFVPDLLVYNKAIKRQEEIELELPNTLDQMLISVEAGLGFESAMARAGSYGGGPLAQELVRTLQDIQVGRPRHEAYEAMAARTSVQDLKGFVRAVVQADKYGIGIAKVLRAQAKDARVKRRQRAEEKAMKLPVKVLFPLIFFIFPVLFIVLLGPAAVNIIEAFSRV, from the coding sequence ATGACTCCAATCGCTTGGTTGATTATCGCCACGGTTATCCTTCCTCTCACCTATTTCGTGTGGTCTTGGGCCACACTGGACCGAAAAGGGGCCCTCGCGATCCGGGGAAACCTTGCGCGCGGCTTCAACGTTGGAGGTCGCGAGGCCGTACATCAGGCGCCCGTGCTCCTGGGAATATCAAAAAGACTTACGCCAGGCAGCTACGAGGCCAAACTGGACCACTGGCTTTCATTGGCCGGACGTCCGGCGTCCATGCCGCTGGATAAGTTGATCGTCTCCAAACCTCTACTGTCCCTTGCCGGTGCGCTGGCAGGAATCGTCGTACTCACCAACTCGTTTACTTCGATGAACGTCGCAGTGGCGATCTTTATGATGATTTTCTTCTATTTTGTCCCGGATCTGCTGGTCTACAACAAGGCGATCAAGCGGCAGGAAGAGATTGAGCTGGAACTGCCCAACACCCTGGACCAAATGCTGATCTCTGTGGAAGCTGGGCTTGGCTTCGAATCAGCTATGGCCCGGGCAGGCTCCTATGGCGGAGGACCTCTGGCCCAAGAGCTAGTGCGTACCTTGCAGGATATTCAAGTTGGCAGGCCCCGGCACGAAGCCTACGAGGCGATGGCCGCCAGGACTTCAGTGCAGGACTTGAAGGGCTTCGTAAGGGCAGTCGTGCAGGCCGATAAGTATGGCATCGGTATCGCCAAAGTCCTCCGTGCACAGGCCAAAGATGCCCGCGTAAAACGCCGGCAGCGTGCAGAAGAAAAAGCGATGAAGCTCCCGGTGAAGGTCTTGTTCCCCCTGATTTTCTTCATCTTTCCCGTGCTGTTCATCGTTCTGTTGGGGCCAGCCGCCGTCAACATCATCGAGGCCTTCAGCCGTGTTTGA
- a CDS encoding AAA family ATPase yields the protein MSRFVLLSPNAEFDQKLRAAVAHGLRGSVQTIASDILPAGPAELFGLLNQEQPEVLIIGPDVPYEEALRFAKVFDVQLPGLSLVLVSDVDPDFLLHAMRAGIRDILSPQADAAEIRVLLERACQSFATRHRGPEQQQAENGRGLVIGVFSPKGGVGKTTLATNIAIGLGQIAPMSVVIVDLDLQFGDVASGLYLDPQHTVTDAVTPAAAQDPLVLKAFLTVHPAGIYALCAPPNPVDADHITPEQVSHLLEQLAQEFQYVVIDTAPGMPEIGLAAMEQCTDVVWVSAMDIPSLRGLRSGLEVLRQLDIMPESRHVVLNMADAKAGLNVQDVESTIGAPVDVSVPRSRAVALSTNRGIPVLQESKKDPAVKSLRQLVERFNPAWRTQTQRKLHRRVVI from the coding sequence ATGAGCCGTTTCGTCCTCCTCTCCCCCAACGCCGAGTTCGACCAGAAGCTGCGCGCCGCCGTCGCCCACGGCCTGCGCGGCAGCGTGCAGACCATCGCCAGTGACATCCTCCCCGCAGGCCCGGCGGAACTGTTCGGCCTCCTCAACCAGGAGCAGCCCGAGGTCCTCATCATCGGCCCGGACGTTCCTTACGAAGAGGCGTTGCGGTTCGCCAAGGTCTTCGACGTCCAGCTCCCCGGCCTCAGCCTGGTCCTGGTCAGCGACGTGGACCCGGACTTCCTGCTGCACGCCATGCGCGCCGGCATCCGTGACATCCTCAGCCCGCAGGCGGACGCGGCTGAAATCAGGGTCCTGCTGGAGCGCGCCTGCCAGTCCTTCGCCACCCGCCACCGCGGTCCCGAACAGCAGCAGGCAGAAAACGGCAGGGGCCTGGTCATCGGCGTCTTCTCCCCCAAGGGCGGCGTGGGCAAAACCACGCTGGCCACCAACATCGCCATCGGCCTGGGCCAGATCGCGCCCATGAGCGTGGTCATCGTGGACCTGGACCTGCAGTTCGGGGACGTCGCCTCCGGCCTCTATCTCGACCCGCAGCACACGGTTACGGACGCCGTCACCCCGGCGGCCGCCCAGGACCCCCTGGTCCTCAAGGCCTTCCTCACCGTGCATCCCGCCGGCATCTACGCCCTGTGCGCCCCGCCCAACCCCGTGGACGCGGACCACATCACTCCGGAACAGGTCAGCCACCTGCTGGAACAGCTGGCCCAGGAATTCCAGTACGTGGTCATAGATACAGCCCCCGGGATGCCGGAAATCGGCCTCGCCGCCATGGAACAGTGCACCGACGTTGTGTGGGTCAGCGCCATGGACATCCCCAGCCTGCGCGGCCTCCGCTCCGGCCTGGAAGTCCTCCGCCAGCTGGACATCATGCCCGAATCCCGCCACGTGGTCCTGAACATGGCCGATGCCAAGGCAGGCCTGAACGTCCAGGACGTCGAATCCACCATCGGCGCGCCCGTGGACGTCAGCGTCCCCCGCTCACGTGCCGTGGCGCTGTCCACCAACCGCGGCATCCCCGTCCTCCAGGAATCGAAGAAAGACCCCGCCGTGAAAAGCCTCCGCCAGCTGGTGGAGCGCTTCAACCCGGCGTGGCGTACCCAGACCCAGCGGAAGCTTCACCGAAGGGTGGTTATCTGA
- a CDS encoding type II secretion system F family protein produces the protein MDSPLVFAGAISLCFGALLILVIVVLRPRYAAIPLQRRRPDGQPDPSTLSRFSESAANAMDGLIGKSGGPFSRELLYNAGVKMTPAEFSAFVAAVTVAVGLLSSLATNLGFGILLAVATPFVARLVLTVRRDKRRSKFDAQLIGSIQMLIGGLRAGHSVMRAIEAAASESEAPTSEELTRIVNETRIGKDAREAIDDSATRMDSEDFRWIGQAIQINREVGGDLAEVLDQVAGTIRERSEIKGHVRSLSAEGKMSAYILMALPVGVAFFVGMVNPGYLDVFVQKPIGWFLLGLSALMFIIGGFWMSRIVKIKF, from the coding sequence ATGGACTCGCCCCTGGTTTTCGCCGGCGCCATCAGTCTGTGCTTTGGCGCCCTGCTGATCCTGGTGATAGTTGTCCTCAGGCCCCGGTATGCCGCCATTCCGCTCCAGCGCCGCAGGCCTGACGGGCAGCCGGATCCGTCCACGCTGTCAAGATTTTCGGAATCAGCGGCCAACGCGATGGACGGCTTGATCGGGAAGTCCGGCGGCCCCTTCAGCCGCGAGCTTCTCTATAACGCCGGCGTGAAAATGACGCCTGCAGAATTCAGCGCCTTCGTAGCCGCGGTGACCGTAGCTGTTGGCCTGCTTTCCAGCCTCGCTACCAATCTCGGGTTCGGAATCCTGCTAGCGGTGGCGACGCCGTTCGTGGCAAGGTTGGTGCTCACAGTTCGACGGGACAAGCGCCGGAGTAAATTCGATGCGCAACTGATCGGCTCCATCCAAATGCTGATAGGTGGGTTGCGTGCCGGCCACAGCGTTATGCGGGCAATCGAAGCCGCAGCAAGCGAGTCCGAGGCGCCCACATCCGAGGAACTGACCAGGATCGTCAACGAGACACGAATCGGCAAAGATGCCCGGGAAGCGATCGATGACTCCGCCACTCGGATGGACAGCGAAGATTTCCGGTGGATTGGGCAGGCCATCCAGATTAACCGCGAAGTCGGCGGAGACCTCGCGGAAGTCCTGGACCAAGTCGCCGGCACGATCCGCGAGCGCAGCGAAATCAAGGGTCACGTGCGGTCACTAAGCGCGGAAGGGAAGATGTCCGCTTACATACTTATGGCGTTGCCGGTTGGGGTCGCGTTCTTCGTCGGAATGGTCAACCCGGGCTACTTGGACGTCTTTGTCCAGAAACCGATCGGCTGGTTCCTGCTGGGCCTCAGTGCACTGATGTTCATCATCGGCGGCTTCTGGATGAGCCGCATCGTCAAGATCAAGTTCTAA
- a CDS encoding CpaF family protein, which produces MKLSDRLAGSQGNSDGSNATPTNGRTLSEMSKTGTQPESTSFPPVGAPVPGSPLGGNLAAPPIDALAGLKQRAALALFDRLGTRFGDTSSSDEELRTIAVDELSAVIDDEQVPLSPEERRRLIREIADEVMGYGPLQKLLEDPSVTEIMVNKYDQIYIERNGHLSLTGSQFSSDDHLRKVIDRIVSRVGRRIDESSPLVDARLEDGSRVNAIIPPLAVNGPSLTIRKFSHVPLTVRNLIDWGSLTPEMAELLSACVQARLNIIVSGGTGTGKTTLLNVLSSFIPEDDRIVTIEDAVELQLQQEHVVRLESRPPNIEGKGAVGIRELVRNSLRMRPDRIIVGEVRGGESLDMLQAMNTGHDGSLSTVHANSPRDAIARLETLVLMAGMDLPLRAIREQVSSAVDLIIQVTRLRDGSRRVTHVTEVQGMEGDIVTLQDAFLFDYSAGVDQHGRFLGKPIPTGIRPRFLDRFSELGINVSPAVFGAAVPAGRR; this is translated from the coding sequence ATGAAACTCTCAGATAGGCTCGCTGGCTCTCAAGGCAATTCCGACGGGTCAAACGCCACACCGACCAACGGCCGTACGCTCTCTGAAATGTCGAAGACAGGCACCCAACCTGAAAGCACATCCTTTCCTCCGGTCGGTGCCCCGGTTCCAGGTTCGCCGCTGGGTGGCAACCTCGCAGCACCCCCTATCGACGCGCTTGCCGGGCTCAAACAAAGGGCTGCCCTGGCACTCTTTGATCGTCTCGGCACGCGCTTCGGCGACACGTCGTCGTCCGACGAGGAACTGCGGACCATAGCCGTCGATGAACTTTCAGCAGTCATCGACGACGAGCAGGTGCCACTTTCGCCCGAAGAACGCCGCAGGCTCATCCGTGAAATTGCGGACGAAGTCATGGGGTACGGTCCCCTGCAGAAGCTGCTCGAGGACCCGTCCGTGACGGAAATTATGGTCAACAAGTACGACCAGATCTACATCGAGCGCAACGGCCACTTGAGCCTGACCGGATCGCAATTCAGCTCCGATGACCACCTCCGAAAAGTGATAGACCGCATCGTTTCGAGGGTGGGCCGGCGCATCGATGAATCGTCGCCGCTGGTGGACGCCCGGCTTGAGGACGGTTCGCGCGTCAACGCGATCATTCCTCCGCTGGCGGTCAACGGGCCTTCGTTGACCATCAGGAAGTTCAGCCACGTACCCCTTACAGTCCGGAACCTCATCGACTGGGGCTCCCTGACCCCGGAGATGGCTGAATTGCTCAGTGCGTGTGTCCAGGCCAGGCTGAACATCATCGTTTCCGGCGGAACGGGTACAGGCAAAACCACCTTGCTCAACGTACTGTCATCCTTCATCCCCGAAGACGACCGCATTGTCACCATCGAGGATGCAGTGGAACTCCAGTTGCAGCAGGAGCACGTGGTCCGATTGGAAAGCCGGCCGCCGAATATTGAAGGAAAAGGCGCTGTAGGGATTCGGGAACTTGTCCGTAACTCCCTTCGCATGCGTCCGGACCGCATCATCGTCGGCGAGGTCCGGGGCGGCGAGTCCCTGGACATGCTGCAGGCAATGAACACAGGCCACGACGGATCGCTTTCCACGGTTCATGCCAATTCTCCCCGGGACGCCATTGCCCGCTTGGAGACTCTGGTCCTCATGGCGGGAATGGACCTGCCCCTGAGGGCTATCCGCGAACAGGTTTCATCGGCAGTGGACCTCATCATCCAGGTCACTCGCCTGCGTGATGGCAGCCGCAGGGTCACGCACGTCACGGAAGTCCAAGGCATGGAAGGTGACATTGTCACCCTGCAGGACGCGTTCCTCTTCGACTACTCAGCAGGCGTTGACCAGCACGGGAGATTCCTGGGCAAGCCAATCCCCACGGGCATCCGCCCCAGGTTCCTTGACCGGTTCTCAGAGCTCGGCATCAATGTCTCCCCAGCCGTGTTCGGGGCCGCTGTTCCGGCCGGCAGGAGGTAG
- a CDS encoding AAA family ATPase, with protein MSRFVAITGVRDFESRVREAVSTALHGDLETLSPAILSGGPEDVFRQLTGAPPEVLILGPGVSEEDALKLATVFDLQYPEISLLLVAEPSPELVLRAMHSGIRDVLKPDIEVNDLRVLLERACLASASRRRGMSLPTDPGQERGRVIAVMSPKGGVGKTTVATNLAVGLGKVAPMSVVLVDLDLQFGDVASGLLLEPEHSITDAVHGIASQDSMVLKAFLTVHPAGIYALCAPRTPAEADYITGEHVGRLLEQLASEFKYVVVDTAPGLGEHVLATLEQATDGVWVCGMDVPSVRGLRKCFGVLKELQLMPQGRHTILNFADRKSGLSVQDVEATVGVPVDAVIPRSRTLPFSTNRGIPVLQASTRDAAAKGLKKLVDRFDPEWVSSPRTKLHRRVVVS; from the coding sequence GTGAGTCGCTTTGTAGCCATAACCGGGGTGCGGGACTTCGAGTCCCGAGTGCGGGAAGCGGTATCAACTGCCCTCCATGGAGATCTGGAAACACTCAGCCCGGCCATTCTGTCGGGAGGGCCGGAGGACGTATTCCGGCAGCTGACAGGGGCACCGCCTGAGGTTCTTATCCTGGGTCCAGGCGTCAGCGAAGAAGACGCGCTGAAACTGGCGACCGTCTTTGACCTCCAGTATCCGGAGATCAGCCTCCTCCTGGTCGCTGAACCCTCCCCTGAGTTGGTGCTCCGTGCCATGCACTCAGGTATTCGGGACGTGTTGAAGCCAGATATCGAGGTCAACGACCTAAGGGTCCTGCTCGAACGGGCCTGCCTGGCATCTGCCAGCCGCCGGCGGGGAATGTCGTTGCCCACGGACCCAGGGCAGGAACGGGGCCGGGTTATCGCCGTCATGTCGCCCAAGGGCGGAGTTGGCAAGACGACAGTCGCCACCAACCTCGCGGTGGGATTGGGCAAAGTAGCGCCGATGAGCGTCGTCCTCGTCGATCTGGACCTCCAGTTCGGTGATGTTGCATCCGGTTTGTTGCTCGAACCCGAGCACTCCATCACCGATGCCGTTCATGGCATCGCCTCCCAGGACTCCATGGTTCTCAAGGCATTCCTAACCGTTCACCCGGCCGGGATTTACGCGCTTTGTGCTCCCCGGACTCCGGCTGAAGCCGATTACATCACCGGCGAGCACGTAGGCCGGCTGCTCGAGCAACTGGCCAGTGAATTCAAATATGTCGTGGTGGATACCGCTCCGGGCCTGGGCGAGCACGTCCTCGCCACGTTGGAACAGGCCACTGACGGGGTTTGGGTCTGCGGGATGGACGTTCCAAGTGTCCGAGGGTTGCGAAAGTGCTTTGGAGTACTGAAAGAACTGCAACTGATGCCCCAGGGACGGCACACCATCCTCAACTTTGCGGACCGCAAAAGCGGACTCTCGGTCCAGGACGTGGAAGCCACGGTTGGCGTCCCTGTTGACGCTGTCATCCCTCGCTCCCGGACGCTCCCGTTTTCGACGAATCGCGGCATACCGGTTCTCCAAGCGTCGACGAGGGATGCCGCGGCCAAAGGGCTGAAGAAGCTCGTAGATCGGTTTGATCCCGAGTGGGTATCCTCCCCACGCACCAAGCTGCACCGAAGGGTGGTTGTGTCATGA
- a CDS encoding TadE/TadG family type IV pilus assembly protein: MKRDSERGAAAVEFAILLPLLLTLVLGTIEFGRAYNAQITLTNAAREGVRVMAINNSPTAAATAVQNAAASVSSTLPSSAVTVSPTTCSTGTQVTVTVKYTLATITGIAGPFAMTGKGVMLCGG, from the coding sequence GTGAAACGTGATTCGGAACGCGGCGCGGCCGCCGTCGAATTCGCGATCCTGCTGCCCCTCCTCTTGACGCTTGTGCTGGGGACCATTGAGTTCGGCCGGGCCTACAACGCCCAAATCACCCTGACCAACGCGGCCCGGGAGGGCGTGCGTGTCATGGCCATCAACAACAGCCCCACCGCTGCCGCAACCGCAGTTCAAAACGCTGCAGCATCGGTAAGTTCAACCCTTCCCTCATCAGCCGTCACCGTGAGCCCCACCACGTGCAGCACAGGCACCCAAGTGACGGTCACCGTCAAGTACACACTTGCCACCATCACCGGAATTGCCGGGCCGTTCGCGATGACAGGCAAAGGAGTCATGCTGTGCGGCGGCTGA
- a CDS encoding Flp family type IVb pilin, which yields MLSLYTNFMIRLRNSEKGATAVEYGIMVALIAVVIIVAVSLLGNNLTGLFNNVAGKVSPTGGATAVATP from the coding sequence ATGCTTTCTCTCTACACCAACTTCATGATTCGCCTCCGCAACAGCGAAAAGGGCGCAACCGCCGTCGAATACGGCATCATGGTCGCCCTCATCGCCGTTGTCATCATCGTCGCCGTTTCGCTGCTCGGCAACAACCTCACGGGACTCTTCAACAATGTGGCAGGAAAAGTTTCCCCCACTGGCGGCGCGACCGCAGTCGCCACCCCGTAG
- the cpaB gene encoding Flp pilus assembly protein CpaB: MKSRLLGGIAALVLAIIGTALLVVYVQGADARAAQGLNPVKVLVVKEAVPAGTKVEDLGGKVKVEELPQSAVPAAALESLDGQTGRVTASALQPGEQLLAPKLVDPKELVPGTVPVPDGLQEVTFLLAPERILGGRLEAGDVVTVYSSFKTDDNMPADANVPAEVKGWKQSTGLLFHDVLVTAVQKAAPDDSKSPSNSSGDSTVAMPNGSAFVTVARSDADAAKMVFGAEYGTLWLSKQTDKSTKTQPPVTTFGGLYR, translated from the coding sequence GTGAAATCTCGCCTACTGGGAGGCATTGCAGCACTGGTGCTGGCAATCATTGGAACTGCCCTGTTGGTCGTCTATGTCCAGGGCGCCGACGCTAGAGCTGCACAGGGGCTCAACCCCGTGAAAGTTCTTGTCGTCAAGGAGGCCGTCCCTGCCGGCACCAAGGTTGAAGACTTGGGCGGCAAGGTCAAGGTCGAAGAGCTTCCGCAGTCTGCCGTTCCGGCAGCTGCACTGGAAAGCCTGGATGGCCAGACGGGACGTGTTACCGCCTCCGCCCTGCAACCCGGCGAACAGCTGCTTGCACCAAAGCTGGTGGACCCGAAGGAACTGGTACCGGGCACCGTGCCTGTGCCGGACGGCCTTCAGGAGGTTACATTCCTCCTGGCCCCGGAGCGGATCCTGGGCGGCCGCCTGGAAGCCGGAGACGTGGTTACGGTGTACAGCTCGTTCAAAACTGACGACAACATGCCCGCCGACGCCAATGTCCCAGCCGAAGTGAAGGGCTGGAAGCAGTCCACCGGGCTGCTGTTCCACGACGTGCTGGTCACTGCCGTCCAAAAAGCCGCACCCGATGACAGCAAGAGCCCGTCCAACTCCTCCGGTGATTCAACGGTGGCCATGCCGAATGGTTCTGCCTTTGTGACGGTGGCCAGGAGCGACGCGGACGCCGCAAAGATGGTCTTCGGGGCGGAATACGGCACACTGTGGCTCTCGAAGCAGACCGACAAGAGCACCAAGACGCAGCCTCCCGTCACGACCTTTGGTGGGCTGTACCGGTGA